Sequence from the Kribbella aluminosa genome:
GCTTCGGCGTCACCCATGGTGGCGTGCGCTGGTACACGTCCAGCTGCGCGACCTGCGGGGCGATCTGCGGTACGAACTGGATCGCCGACGCGCCGGTCCCGATCACCGCGACGTTCCGCCCGCGGAGGTCCCGGTCGTGATCCCACTGCGCCGAGTGGAACGCCGTACCGTCGAAGGAGTCGAGGCCGGGGATGTCCGGGAGCTTCGGGCGGTGCAGGCTGCCGACGCCGGCGACCAGGGCCTGGGTCTCGAGCGTCTCGTCGTCGTTGACCGTGACCGTCCAGTGCCCGGACGCCTCGTCGAACTCCGCCCGGGTGACCTCCGCGCCGTACCGGATCTTGTCCGCGATGCCGTTCTTCTCCGCGCAGTAGCGCAGGTACGCGAGGATCTCGTCCCAGGGCGCGAACATCCGTGTCCAGCGCGGGTTCTGCTCGAACGAGAACGAGTAGAGGTACGACGGGATGTCGCAGGCGCAGCCCGGATACGTGTTGTCCCGCCAGGTGCCGCCGAGGTCGTCGGCCTGCTCCAGGATCACGAAGTCCTCGCAGCCGGCCTGCTTGAGCTTGATCCCCATGCACAACCCGGCGAACCCGGACCCGATGATCACGACCTCAGCCATAGCAGCCGAGGTTACCGGTGGGTCACACGCCGGCGGAAGGGGACAGTGGACGTGCACGCAGGCACAAGTGCCTGAATCGGGCACTTCGAGGCCCGAATACGACGGTTACGCCTGCGCGGGCGTCCACTTACGCCTTCAGGCGGTAGAGCGTCTCGCCGGCGTTCGGGACGACGAAGGTGTCCGGGTCGGCCTCGTAGGCGTCGAGGTCGACATCGGCCGGGTTGAGGTAGCCGAGGTTGGCGCCGCGGACGACGTCCTCGGGGATGCCGGTCGCGAGCGTGACCTGGACGCGGAGGTGCTCGCCGCTGACCGGGTCCCAGGTGCCGGCGCCGCGCAGGTGCGTCGAGTGCGCGAGGACACCCCAGTGCAGGTCGCGGAACTTGTCCCACTGGCCGAGGAAGTAGTCGCGGCAGTGGTACCCGATCTCCTCGATCTCCGGGTGCATCGCGGCCAGCTGGGTGACGTGCGGCGCGTACAGGATCACCTCGCCGCCGTCCGCGACCACCGGTTCGAGCTTGTAGAACCCCTTCGCCGCGGTCCAGATGTCGGCGTACTTGGGCGGCATCACCGAGACCACGCGCCGGATCGGATGGTCGAGGTAGCGGACGTGGGTCAGCGCGGAGATCTCGGCGGCGGCGCGCCACGACTCGACGGTGTCACCGAACGCGATCGCGTGCAGCGAGTCGGTACCGGACTGGGCGACCACGGACAGCGCGAGCTTCTCGGCCGGGATCAGCGCAGCGGCCTCGTCTATCAGCGCCCGGACCGGCGTGATGCCCGGCGTACCGATGATGTTCGCACTGGTGATCAGCGCACCCAGCCAGTGCGAGAAGTCGATCACCTCCTGGCCGGCGACGCCCGGGAAGAAGTACTTGTTGCCGCCGGAGAACCCGACCACCTCGTGCGGGAACACCGGCCCGACGACCAGCGCCACGTCGTGCTCGACGACCGCCCGGTTCAGCCGGACCGGGAC
This genomic interval carries:
- a CDS encoding lactate racemase domain-containing protein: MTNAAVIGGAGQVLTEDEVTAFIGDALAGAGLEGRSVCVIVPDATRSCPLPLLLKAVTQALKGSEVTILVALGTHAEMSPEQLRKHLGDDYPNVINHEWWKPETFADLGTIGPDRVGEISGEMLRDEVPVRLNRAVVEHDVALVVGPVFPHEVVGFSGGNKYFFPGVAGQEVIDFSHWLGALITSANIIGTPGITPVRALIDEAAALIPAEKLALSVVAQSGTDSLHAIAFGDTVESWRAAAEISALTHVRYLDHPIRRVVSVMPPKYADIWTAAKGFYKLEPVVADGGEVILYAPHVTQLAAMHPEIEEIGYHCRDYFLGQWDKFRDLHWGVLAHSTHLRGAGTWDPVSGEHLRVQVTLATGIPEDVVRGANLGYLNPADVDLDAYEADPDTFVVPNAGETLYRLKA